AACCGTAATCATCCGAAAAACCGTCAGCGAGGAGAGAGAATTTAGGAGAAACGAAAACAACGGAGACAATCGATTCTTCCATCTTTTGAGTCCTAATGCGAGAATGTTGCGTTCTTTCGGCTGGGCTGTGATACTTCATACTTGCTTTTCAGCGGTTTATGTTTTGTACGCGGCCAAAAAGATTTCTTTCGCCGACTTCCAGCTTCTTCTTACATCTGCGACGAGCCTGCAGTTATTTATCTATACCGTCATCTATCTAAACAATTCTCCACAACCTTCTTCATTTATGGTAAAGATCGTCGGTGTAACCCTTGTTACCACGCTCACGATCCTAAGCATCGTTTCAAGAATTACCTTTCGAATCAACGAGACCTATTTCGACGAAGCGAGAAATATCGAAGTAGAAACGATTCTAAAGAATATTCAGAAATTAGATAAAACCATCATTCCGGACAAAGTAATTTATATCGCATCGCGACCCAAAAGCGACGGCCTATTCGCTTCTTCTTTCAAGATAGAACACAAAAAGCTAAATACAATTCAGCAGAAGGTCTTATTTCAAAGTGAAGCCAATGAAATGGGGAAATATCTAAATCGACTCCAAAAGAAATCGATTTCATCCAAGGAAGAATGGAAGGATTATTACGGAATCGACGAAACCTCGTCGGCAGCGGTTTCCAATCGTATGTATCGTTCTCTAAAACTCGCAAATGGAGAGACGATCTTATTGGTTCGTTACTTGATCAAAAATGAAAATACGATCTTTGAAGTCGCGTATCCATATTCTTCTTACATGGAAATGGTACATTCTATCGTTTTAAAAATGGCGACCTTGATCGTCTTAACTGCGTTATTGATTCTTTTACTATTTCCATATCTATTTCACGGCGGCCTCATTCGTCCGCTGATGTTGCTTTTGAGCGGAGTCAAACAAGTCAACGAAGGAGAATATAACGTTTCAGTTCCGGTTCAGGCTGAAGATGAAATCGGATTCTTATCCAGATCCTTCAATCACATGGTGGCTTCCATTCGTTCCGCACAAGAAAAACTGAAAGACTACGCTGAAACTTTGGAAGAAAAGGTCGTAGAAAGAACCCATGAACTGCAACAAAGTTTGGAAAAGGTTCAAGAATTAAAAACAAAACAAGACGCGGATTACTATCTAACTTCTCTTCTTATTCAACCTCTTGCTCAAAACAAATCGAAGTCGGAAAACGTTTTTGTAGAATTTCTAACGGAACAAAAAAAGAAATTTCAGTTCAAACGCTGGGCTTCGGAGATCGGAGGAGATCTTTGTGTTTCCAGTAAAATCAACCTGAAGGGAAAATCTTACAGCGTCATTCTAAACGGAGACGCGATGGGGAAATCAATTCAAGGCGCTGGAGGTGCGTTGGTTCTTGGCTCGGTCTTCGAAGCCATTCTGGAAAGATCGAGAAATTCTTTCGATGTAATGAATCTTTTTCCGGAACGTTGGCTTAAGAACACATTCATCGAACTCCATAATATTTTTACGAGTTTCGACGGCACCATGTTAGTATCCGTGTTCGTCTCCCTTCTCGACGAAGAATCCGGTTTATTATATTATATGAATGCGGAACATCCCCTTCCTGCGTATTATCGAGATGGAGTTGCTAACTTTCTTCCGCATCGATTCTTTTATAGAAAACTGGGAATGCCTATCAATATGGAGACTAGTCTCCATATCAATACCTTTCAGTTTCAACCGGAAGACGTTCTGATTATAGGTTCTGACGGACGCGACGATATTCTAATCCAAGATGAAAACGGTACCAACATGAACGAGAATGAAGATTTCTTTCTCAGATGTGTTGAAAAAGGGGACGGACATCTCCAAGAGATCGTAAAAGAAATCAAACTTGCGGGCGAGGTTACCGACGACATTTCTCTGATTAGAGTCGAATACAAATTAGGAAAAGTCATAGAGCCTTCCGAATCCGAAGAAGTGAACAAAACTTACGTCAAAGCTCGTAACGAATTCAAACAAAAGAATTACGACGATACGATTCCTCTTCTTGAATCGATTTTAGAAAAGGATCCGACGTATCAAAGAAATCGAAAAATTCTCAAGCTACTTACAAACGTTTATATTCAAAAAAAAGAATATCAAAAGGCGGCCGAGGCGGCTTTACATTATAGCAACGCGACTCCTGAAGATTCGGATTGTTTATTTATCATCTCTAAATGTTATAAGAATTCCGGAAATATAAAAAATGCCACTGATTTCGGAGAACGGCTAAGACTACGAAATCCGGAACATAAGCAAAATTTAATACATCTTTCTGAAATTTACCAGACCGCGGGCGACGTAAGCCGTGCAACAATGTTGATCAACGAGGCAAAATATTATGAAAACAACGGAAACCACAATGAACAGTGAAGAAACCCTAGTTTCAAACATCAAGAATGTAAAACAATATGCGCCTTCTACGGAAAGAAGACAACACGGTCGGATCGACGTTCGTATGGGCGGGGATATATTATTATTTGCTTCTCATCCCACTTGGAAGGAACCAAAAGAGTTCCGGGTTCTAGATTATTCTTCGCTCGGCTTGGGAATAGAAAGCCTGAGTAAGGATCTCCATTTGTTAAGCGAAGATCTCAAAGAGAATATTTCAGTCATGGTCGACTTTCGTTTATCCCCGAAAGATACGAATCCTTATAATTTCAATTGTCGCATCGCAAACAAATCGCAAAAGGAAGAACAACCTCTTAGATTGGGCCTCCATAGGATTTTAGGCTCCGAAGATCTTTTTCAAGACAGATCGGAAACGATGATGGAGATCTCGGATCAGATCCCTCTTTTCGGATTGATGGATCACCCTTTTCTCTATGATCAAACCTCTCTCATCAAAGTTAAAAGAATCGCGAGAAAACGATTTCTCATCGAGAACTACGATCAATCATTGGCGATTTTTCCATCGATGGACATCGTATTCAGCCTTAATCTTTTTAGCGGAAATGAACCGATTCACGCAAAGGTCGAAGCTGTTCAACCCATTGCCGGCGGAATCAGCTTTTTAGCAAACATCGACTTTCTTTCGGAAAATACGGAAAAGGCAATCGTAAGATACTTTCTTCGTTTGATCGATATCGGTCCGTTTGCTCTTCGCAAACTCGGATTCAATACCGCCAACATAAAGAACATCATGACGTATCGATTCGTCAAATCTCAGCAAGAATACGTTGAAGTTTTGAAGTTAAGAAAACTTGCATATTCGGCTGTAAAAAAATTAAAAAAAGAAGCCGAACTCTCAGACGTATCACATTGGTATGATCCTAATAGTAGAATTATTACCGCTTGGCATCACAATCGTTTGATCGGAAGCGCCAACGTATTCTTTGCGAACGGAGAGGATATTCCTTTCGAATTGCAAAGACATATCAAACCGGAAGAATTCAAAAAACTACCAAACGCCAGGGATATGATAGAAGTGGTCGGCTTGTGTATGCATCACGATTATCGGAAAAGCGATATTTTGATGGGGATCTTTGAACGAATCTTTCATGTTTTGATTACTACAAACAAATCCTATATCATCGCGGCGACCGATCCTTATTTATGGAAAGTTTATGAACCGCTGGGTTTTGAGAAAACTGGAATCAAATATACGCTTCGAAAAAACGATCGAGATTTGGTTTTAGACGTGATTATGGTTCACAGAAGAGTAGGAACTTACGGCGGACTCAAACTGGATCCGATGCGATGGAACGAACTTTATAGAGATATGTCAAAGTATCTGGATGGACAAGGCGTTTTGCCAAAAACGATGGGATATAAAATTCTATCGCCAATCTATAAAACATATATTGAATATGCTAAATTTATGGATAACTCGCAAAGAATGATCAAAGAAACTCAGAATGGGATCATTCAATCCAGCATTGTAAAAAAGGTATTGGACTACGAGATCATCAAACGTTTTATAGACAGTTATCAGGCCGAAGTGGCAAAGAATAATATCAATTCCGATTCAGACATTAGCGATTAATAAGATTATAAAAGGGGGCGATCCGATATCGAATGATAAAGGATCGAATCATCTTCTCATACTCTTGAGGATTGCGATTCCAGTTCTCACTGTGTTTTGCATTCCATTGTGTTAGGTGAATTTCTTTTTCTTTTACGGAAAGCTTAGAAAAAATTCTTTCCGAATGAGAAGGTAACGTGGCGACGTCGGCTGCGGAATGCATCAGCAAGGTTGGAGTCTGAATCATCTCAGCAAAGGATTCGGGAGAAGAATCTTGTAAATCGGCTCCGGATCGAACCGAGGCAAGCCAGATTGCGGAAGGCAACATCGTAAGTATAAGTTTGGAATATAACACAACGGCCCTTTCACGAAAAACGACTGTTGCTTGACTATAAGAAGAATCCGCGAGTAAGAACGAATATCGTTCTTTGGACTTTGCAACAGCCAAAAGCGAAATCGCAGCTCCCATCGATTGACCTGCAATCGCAATTTCCGAGGACTTCAAACCGGTTCTATTTTTAAACCACTGAATGATTTGTAAAAGATCGTCTTTTTCATAATAACCGTATGTGGAAGAATCTCCGGAGCTAAGACCGTGATAACGAACATCATAAACTAAAGAAGGACACCCAAGTCTGTAAAAGAACTGTGCATACTTGAGTACTGAGTAACGAGTTACCGTATAACCGTGTGTAATTACGGACCCACAACGATTTTTGTGTTTCGGTTCAAACAACCAGGCGCGAATGGTTACGTCTTTTAACGGAATCGTTACCTCAGAAGGGCGATCGTCTAACCCAAATTTGGCGAGAGAAGGAATATCTTGCTCCCTTTGATCCTCTTCTAACGTTTTTTTCTTAAAGTGTATGATCTGATCGGAAAAATAAAATACGGCTAATGCATAAAAAATCGAAAATAAACTTATAAGAATTACGATTCGTCTCATTTCATGACTACCATTTGGAAAATGTAAACTATTGAAATGAATTCTTCAGTCAATCGATTATTGCTGATTTTATGAACAAAATGGCAAAAAAAAGTTTTTATCTAACAAACGACTGATTTAAACTATAAAGAGAGAAAGATTATTCGAATATTCTTTTATATTGATACTCAATTGATGAAATTTTATTTTTTTGAAATTAAAATGTGGTTACTATCAATAAATATCAAACAGTAGATTATAAAAATTGAATAAACGATTAAAAAAGAACGATCGACCTAAATAACGGAACCAAATTTTTATTTTTTGACGATATTAAATTCCAAAAAAACCAATTGCTTTTTTATCTCTTCTGTCTATTTTTTTCTTCCAAGCAATTTCTCGCTTAGATTTCGGATTTTTAGATAATCAATACTTGATTCAACTTGGTTTAAGACATTTTTACAATACGGAACCCGATGCAAATTCCAAAAGCGATTCTTTTGACTCAGTGTCTTCAAAACGACTTTACTGCTCTTCTTGAAAAATACGACCCTCTTCCCAATGCCTTGCACGTCGGTTACCAAGAAGCAAAACGATTGTTAGGCGAGATGGTCGAGTACGGTCCGGTTCATTCTTTGATTGAATGGGCCTATTCGGTAAAACCGGAAGATCTCTGGATCATTCACATTCGAGACTGGCACGACGCTTCGGATTCTTCCCAAAAAGATCATCTCGAACAATTCGGGCAACACTGTATTCAAAATACAAAAGGAGCTGAATTCGTATTTGAATCTTGGATCCAAGAAGAACAAAAGAAAAGACATCAAATCGTAAACGCATCTGGATTGAATGATTTCGTAAAAACGGATTTAGAAGAAATCTTAAGACCGCTCAAAGGACATTCTTTAAAAATCGGAATTTCGGGAGTTTGGACCGAAGCCAAAGTTCAATTTCTTGCATACGACATCAAAACAAGATATCCCGAATGGGAAATCGCGATTTGCCCTGCATTGACCGCCTCTTCTTCCATTGGAATGCACTTTATCGCTTTGGATCAGATGAAAGAAATTTTAGGAATAAAAATTTTTCCTTCCATCGGAGCTTTTACTTCTTTCTTAAGCGGAAGCGTTCCGAATTTAGAAAAGAAAATCACACATTCTAGAATATCCACGGATCATTTTCGATACGAAGACGACTACAAAGTCAATGAGACCGACGAAAAACTCCTCCTCTATCTTTTTAGAGATTGCAAAAACGTGGAATTCAAATGTCTGGACGGCGGCTTTTCGGGTAATGTCGTATTAAAATCCAAGTCCATAGATCATATCGGACACAGCCAGGTTCCTTCGGTGATCAAGATCGGTTCCCGAGATCTCATCGCCAGGGAAAGAATTTCCTTTGAAAGAATCGAAGAAGTCTTGGGAAACAACGCTCCTTCCATCGTTGACTTTGCGGAATTAGAGAACAGAGGAGCGATTAAATACCGTTATGCGGCAATGTTGGAAGGGAATGTTCGGACGTTTCAAAAAACGTATGAGGCGACCGAAAACGTTCAAGAATTAAAAAAAATTCTGGATATTGTATTTTTAAAACAATTAGCAAAACTCTACGACGCGTCGGTCCAAGAAAAATTAAACCTATTAGAATATTATGATTTTCAATCTAAATACGCGCCCGGAGTAAGAAAAAGGGTCGAATCGATTTCAGGAAAACCGGCGATTGGTGATACGATTGAAATCGAATCGGGAGTGATCGTTCCAAACGTTTGCAAATTTTACGAAGAAGACCTGGTTACTCTCAAAGAATATGCAGCAGTTTCACACTACACTTCTTATATTCACGGAGATCTGAACGGCGCCAACATCATCTTAGACGCTCAGAACAACGTCTGGTTGATCGATTTTTTTCACACTCACAAAGGACATATCCTAAAGGATTTGATCAAGCTCGAAAACGATATCCTCTATATCTTTACTAAGATTCAAAACTCGGAAGAATGGAGGGAAGCGATCAAGCTCAGCGACGCCCTTCTCAAAGTTTCCGATCTTGGAGTTCCGCTTCCCCTAAACCCGGAAAAACCCTGGAAATATCCTAAGATCGACAAGGCCTATTCGATTATAGCACATCTTCGATCGTATTATCCTTTTCTTATAAAGATGGACCGAGATCCGTATCAACTGCATACGGGAGCTTTACGTTACGCAATGCATACTCTTTCTTTCGACGAATCGAACGAGTGGCAGAAAAAATGGGCGCTCTACTCGGGAACCCTTTGTATCACCGGAATCAGAGAATACATTCAAAAATCAAAGACCCTCCGAATCGATTATCTCAAATCCGATTCGCAACGAGGGGATCTTTCTCGGATCGGACTCACGATTCTTCCCGGTCGAAAGGATCGAGAACGAAATTTAAAAGAAGACGTCGAAACGATTCAGAAAGAAGGAATCACTCACATCCTTTGCCTTCTTACTGAAAATGAATTTTCCGAATACGGAGTGAAGGATCTTAAAGAAGAATACAAAAACCGAGGACTTGACGTTTACTATTGCCCGGTCTTGGATCAAACCGCGCCGTTGATCGAACAGGCAATTCCCGTTCTAAAATGGATGGACCAAGCACTTTCCAAAAAAGGAAAGCTCCTCATTCATTGTGTCGGCGGCTTGGGACGTTCCGGAACTCTCGCAGCGGCGTATACGATCTGGAAAGAAAAAATAAGTTCGAGCGAAGCCATTTCTTTGGTTCGAGAATCCAGAAGTGAAAGAGCGATCGAATCCAAGGTTCAAGAAGAATTCTTATCCGATTTTGAAACAAGAATACTCGATGACATAATTCTAAATTAGAGATTTTGATTATTCCCCAAGCAGAGTTACTCCCTGCCAGTTCTCAGGAACACCGAATCGGCAGTGGTGAACCGACTTCTCAAGATAAACCCTCGCGGCCTGGTCCGCTCGATTTTTTTCGAGAATTCGATTAAAAACCACGCAGGCTTCTTCGAAATGTTTTTCTCGAAACATAAGAATTCCGCGCTCAAATTCTTCCCGAGTATTCATGTAAGAATCAATCAGGTTTTCTGAAAGTCCGTTAAACACTTCCAAGACCGTGTGAACCGTTTTCTGATCTCGAATCTGAATCCGATCCACAACCCGGTAATGATATTTAGAAGAATTTGTTAAACGAAATAGAGTTGAATCCGTGATGAGTAAAGACGACTCATACGTCCGACTGAGTTGTCCTATTTTAGTTACCACGCTTACGGAAGAGGAAATGACGGTGCTTTCCATTCTTTCCGCTTCTCCAATCGTCCCTAATAAAATCGGTCCCGTATGGATGCCGCTTCCGGAACGAACCGGGTCTTTTCCATTCGCAATTCTTTCCCGATTGAATTCTCTTAGAATTCGTTGGATCTCGACCGCGCTGTCCAATGCCTTCTCGGGTTCAGGCGGAAATAAGGCTAAAAAGGCTTCTCCAAAATACTTATCGATAAACCCGTCTTTTTCCCGGATAATCGGACCGACCTTTCCCAAGAAAGAATTGATGAATTCAAAATTTTCTTTTCCATTCATCTTCTCGGACATATCTGAAAACGCGCGGATCTCGTTATAAAGAAGACTCATCTCCTCTTCCACCGTATCTCCGAGTTTTATTTCAAGAATATCATGTTTATTTAATATTTTTAAAAGTTCTCTCGGAACAAAAAGACCGTAAGAAGAGTTCACCTTTTTCAAACTTTCGGACATATCTTCCACGGCGTCGAACGCAAGAGAATATCTTTTTGCAAGAAGATAGGCTTCGGAGAAAATAAACGCGATTAAACCGAATGGCGCAAGGATGAACGTCGGAATGATTCTTTTATTGTAAAAAATGTCCTGACTATACGCCAAAAAGAAAAGAAACAAACCGATCAGAATCGCAATCGATCCGGGCTTTTTGCGGATCAGTGCAAAGACCAAAACGTAAAACCCATAAGCAAAACATAAAAATGTAAATACGTAATAGTATTCGATCGTTCCCGTAAACAAAACCGGATCTTGAGAAACCACGACCAAAGAAAATATCGAAGCGATAAAAACCACAGCGTAACTGATTTCTTTCTTTACTTCGTCCGGAAACAAGGCGCGCAAAAAGGAAGTGGCGAGCGGTGGAATGAGATAAAAACTGAGATAGACGATTCTCATGTGGAAATGATAGTTGATCCCCGGAAAGATCACTTGTATGAGATTCTGACTCGTACTAAGTTCTCGAAAACAAAAGACAAAACAAATGATTCCAAAATACAAAAGAGCCGCGTCTTTCTTTCTCAAAAAATAAAGAGTAAAATGATAGAAGGCCATCGCGACGAGGAAGCCGAGAAGAAAAATATCCATCGTAATTCTTCTTTCTCTCAGTCGAATCACTTGATCCTCGTTTCCAAAAATCAAACGCGCAGTGAGACCTCCTCTCGCGTGATAAAAATTGGAAAGAGGAATCCGAATCTGAAATTCGTTTTTCTGAATTTGAAAAGGAATAACTCTAACGTTCCATTCGGGAACCGACGTATCTTGCGTTTTTCCGGGAACCCCGTGCGCTCCGATTTTTTTTCCGTCGATCCAAATCTCATAGGCCGTTTCCGAAGTTTCCGCGAGAAGAGCGAACTTTCTAAGATCTTGACTCGGAGGTAAAATCACTTTCAAAAAGTATGTTGCGATTCCTGTGCCGGGATAATTTTTTCCTTCGGGGGTTTGAATCCGAGTCCACGCCTTCGGAACCGGCATAAGCCTATTTTTTTCCGGTCCGATATCCTGATTTTCGGAGAACTCATTCCAACGAAAAACCCAATCCCCTTGCATCGCAACAGGACCGTATTC
This is a stretch of genomic DNA from Leptospira tipperaryensis. It encodes these proteins:
- a CDS encoding SpoIIE family protein phosphatase — its product is MTNVLQLNYYSIGYISGTIFSTFLLVYLLSLKGKSKQTWLLVGYFFFALLLNLGFVLRTTIFTQEVAKPASFLIALYTCFSNLVLLSFIYSFPKNRNKKESYISFFFVAGIGIFGYSYYILQNLNSEIFYNFDTQLFEFQTPQSTAPMGLVHFLTFLWILTVIIRKTVSEEREFRRNENNGDNRFFHLLSPNARMLRSFGWAVILHTCFSAVYVLYAAKKISFADFQLLLTSATSLQLFIYTVIYLNNSPQPSSFMVKIVGVTLVTTLTILSIVSRITFRINETYFDEARNIEVETILKNIQKLDKTIIPDKVIYIASRPKSDGLFASSFKIEHKKLNTIQQKVLFQSEANEMGKYLNRLQKKSISSKEEWKDYYGIDETSSAAVSNRMYRSLKLANGETILLVRYLIKNENTIFEVAYPYSSYMEMVHSIVLKMATLIVLTALLILLLFPYLFHGGLIRPLMLLLSGVKQVNEGEYNVSVPVQAEDEIGFLSRSFNHMVASIRSAQEKLKDYAETLEEKVVERTHELQQSLEKVQELKTKQDADYYLTSLLIQPLAQNKSKSENVFVEFLTEQKKKFQFKRWASEIGGDLCVSSKINLKGKSYSVILNGDAMGKSIQGAGGALVLGSVFEAILERSRNSFDVMNLFPERWLKNTFIELHNIFTSFDGTMLVSVFVSLLDEESGLLYYMNAEHPLPAYYRDGVANFLPHRFFYRKLGMPINMETSLHINTFQFQPEDVLIIGSDGRDDILIQDENGTNMNENEDFFLRCVEKGDGHLQEIVKEIKLAGEVTDDISLIRVEYKLGKVIEPSESEEVNKTYVKARNEFKQKNYDDTIPLLESILEKDPTYQRNRKILKLLTNVYIQKKEYQKAAEAALHYSNATPEDSDCLFIISKCYKNSGNIKNATDFGERLRLRNPEHKQNLIHLSEIYQTAGDVSRATMLINEAKYYENNGNHNEQ
- a CDS encoding N-acyl amino acid synthase FeeM domain-containing protein, which codes for MNSEETLVSNIKNVKQYAPSTERRQHGRIDVRMGGDILLFASHPTWKEPKEFRVLDYSSLGLGIESLSKDLHLLSEDLKENISVMVDFRLSPKDTNPYNFNCRIANKSQKEEQPLRLGLHRILGSEDLFQDRSETMMEISDQIPLFGLMDHPFLYDQTSLIKVKRIARKRFLIENYDQSLAIFPSMDIVFSLNLFSGNEPIHAKVEAVQPIAGGISFLANIDFLSENTEKAIVRYFLRLIDIGPFALRKLGFNTANIKNIMTYRFVKSQQEYVEVLKLRKLAYSAVKKLKKEAELSDVSHWYDPNSRIITAWHHNRLIGSANVFFANGEDIPFELQRHIKPEEFKKLPNARDMIEVVGLCMHHDYRKSDILMGIFERIFHVLITTNKSYIIAATDPYLWKVYEPLGFEKTGIKYTLRKNDRDLVLDVIMVHRRVGTYGGLKLDPMRWNELYRDMSKYLDGQGVLPKTMGYKILSPIYKTYIEYAKFMDNSQRMIKETQNGIIQSSIVKKVLDYEIIKRFIDSYQAEVAKNNINSDSDISD
- a CDS encoding alpha/beta hydrolase encodes the protein MRRIVILISLFSIFYALAVFYFSDQIIHFKKKTLEEDQREQDIPSLAKFGLDDRPSEVTIPLKDVTIRAWLFEPKHKNRCGSVITHGYTVTRYSVLKYAQFFYRLGCPSLVYDVRYHGLSSGDSSTYGYYEKDDLLQIIQWFKNRTGLKSSEIAIAGQSMGAAISLLAVAKSKERYSFLLADSSYSQATVVFRERAVVLYSKLILTMLPSAIWLASVRSGADLQDSSPESFAEMIQTPTLLMHSAADVATLPSHSERIFSKLSVKEKEIHLTQWNAKHSENWNRNPQEYEKMIRSFIIRYRIAPFYNLINR
- a CDS encoding dual specificity protein phosphatase family protein codes for the protein MQIPKAILLTQCLQNDFTALLEKYDPLPNALHVGYQEAKRLLGEMVEYGPVHSLIEWAYSVKPEDLWIIHIRDWHDASDSSQKDHLEQFGQHCIQNTKGAEFVFESWIQEEQKKRHQIVNASGLNDFVKTDLEEILRPLKGHSLKIGISGVWTEAKVQFLAYDIKTRYPEWEIAICPALTASSSIGMHFIALDQMKEILGIKIFPSIGAFTSFLSGSVPNLEKKITHSRISTDHFRYEDDYKVNETDEKLLLYLFRDCKNVEFKCLDGGFSGNVVLKSKSIDHIGHSQVPSVIKIGSRDLIARERISFERIEEVLGNNAPSIVDFAELENRGAIKYRYAAMLEGNVRTFQKTYEATENVQELKKILDIVFLKQLAKLYDASVQEKLNLLEYYDFQSKYAPGVRKRVESISGKPAIGDTIEIESGVIVPNVCKFYEEDLVTLKEYAAVSHYTSYIHGDLNGANIILDAQNNVWLIDFFHTHKGHILKDLIKLENDILYIFTKIQNSEEWREAIKLSDALLKVSDLGVPLPLNPEKPWKYPKIDKAYSIIAHLRSYYPFLIKMDRDPYQLHTGALRYAMHTLSFDESNEWQKKWALYSGTLCITGIREYIQKSKTLRIDYLKSDSQRGDLSRIGLTILPGRKDRERNLKEDVETIQKEGITHILCLLTENEFSEYGVKDLKEEYKNRGLDVYYCPVLDQTAPLIEQAIPVLKWMDQALSKKGKLLIHCVGGLGRSGTLAAAYTIWKEKISSSEAISLVRESRSERAIESKVQEEFLSDFETRILDDIILN
- a CDS encoding adenylate/guanylate cyclase domain-containing protein; translation: MILFRFYQKKVLIFLGLIFVLNQCLTEVERPQVSASSGVLDLSSWNFEEYGPVAMQGDWVFRWNEFSENQDIGPEKNRLMPVPKAWTRIQTPEGKNYPGTGIATYFLKVILPPSQDLRKFALLAETSETAYEIWIDGKKIGAHGVPGKTQDTSVPEWNVRVIPFQIQKNEFQIRIPLSNFYHARGGLTARLIFGNEDQVIRLRERRITMDIFLLGFLVAMAFYHFTLYFLRKKDAALLYFGIICFVFCFRELSTSQNLIQVIFPGINYHFHMRIVYLSFYLIPPLATSFLRALFPDEVKKEISYAVVFIASIFSLVVVSQDPVLFTGTIEYYYVFTFLCFAYGFYVLVFALIRKKPGSIAILIGLFLFFLAYSQDIFYNKRIIPTFILAPFGLIAFIFSEAYLLAKRYSLAFDAVEDMSESLKKVNSSYGLFVPRELLKILNKHDILEIKLGDTVEEEMSLLYNEIRAFSDMSEKMNGKENFEFINSFLGKVGPIIREKDGFIDKYFGEAFLALFPPEPEKALDSAVEIQRILREFNRERIANGKDPVRSGSGIHTGPILLGTIGEAERMESTVISSSVSVVTKIGQLSRTYESSLLITDSTLFRLTNSSKYHYRVVDRIQIRDQKTVHTVLEVFNGLSENLIDSYMNTREEFERGILMFREKHFEEACVVFNRILEKNRADQAARVYLEKSVHHCRFGVPENWQGVTLLGE